ACCGAAGTTTTTCTGGATCCCAACAAATTCTCAGAAAAAGGCACCACCTCATTAGCAGGGATTTCATTTAATAAGAAGGGTAACCTTGTCGCCTATTCTATTTCTGAAGGCGGAAGCGACTGGAACAAAATCATCATAATGAATGCCCTCACAAAGGAAATTATTGATGAAACCATTGCAGACGTAAAATTTTCAGGTGCCTCATGGTCCGGTGATGATGGTTTTTATTACTCGAGTTACGACAAACCCAAAGGCAGCGAACTTTCTGCCCAAACCGATACACACAAGGTCTACTTCCACAAACTCGGAACAAAACAATCCGCAGACCGCCTCGTTATTGGCGGCGAAAACTTCAAACGCAGATACATGGGTGTTGACGTTTCAGATGATCAGCGCTTCGAAATACTTAACGCATCAGAAGCAACAAACGGCAATGAACTTTACATTAAAGATTTAAAGAACAAAACCGACTTTATCCCTGTTCAGAAAGGGTACACCTTCAACACTGATTTTGTGGACTCAAAAGGTGACATTATTTATGCACTTACCGATAAAGATGCGCCGAACAAGCGTCTTGTGAAGCTTAATATAAATAAACCGGATGTCTGGATTGACGTGATTCCGGAATCGGAAAATGTGCTGACGGTTTCCACAGGTGGCGGTTATATTTTTGCGAAATATATGAAAGATGCCGTAACATCCGTGCGTCAGCTTGATTATGACGGAAAGCTGATCCGAACCATCGAACTTCCCGGAGTGGGTACAGCCTCCGGCTTCAGCGGTAAAGAGAACGAAAAAGAACTTTACTTTTCATACACCAACTATATCACGCCCGGAACGATTTATAAATTTAACGCAGATACCGGAAAATCTGAAATTTATCAGAAACCAAATGTAAAATTCAATCCTGAAAATTATGTTTCGGAGCAGGTCTTCTATACTTCAAAAGATGGCACGCGGATCCCGATGATGATTAATTACAAAAAAGGACTCAAGCTCGACGGTAAAAACCCGACAATTCTTTATTCGTACGGAGGTTTTAACATCAGCCTGCAGCCAGGATTTTCTGTCGTGAATGCAATATGGATGGAAAACGGCGGTATTTACGCGGTTCCGAACATCCGCGGTGGTGGCGAATACGGCAAAAAATGGCATGATGCGGGCACAAAACTTCAGAAGAAAAATGTGTTTGAAGATTTCATCGCCGCTGGCGAATATCTGCAGAACAAAGGATACACTTCAAAAGAATATATGGCGCTTTCAGGCCGTTCAAATGGCGGACTGCTGGTTGGCGCGGTGATGACGATGCGTCCCGATCTGGCTAAAGTCGCTTTCCCCGGAGTTGGCGTTCTGGATATGTTGCGTTACAATAAATTCACCGCGGGTGCTGGTTGGAGTTACGATTACGGAACCGCAGAAGATAACCGCGAAATGTTCGATTATTTAAAATCTTATTCACCTGTTCATAATGTGAAGAAAGGAGTTTGTTACCCTTCCACGATGATCATTACGAGTGATCACGATGACCGTGTTGTACCTGCGCATTCGTTTAAATTCGGTGCCGAACTTCAGGAAAAACAATCGTGCAGCAACCCCGCTCTCGTAAGAATTGAAGTTAACGCCGGCCACGGCGCTGGCCGAAGCACCGATCAGGTCATTGGCGAAAATGCAGATCTGCTGAGTTTTGCGTTGTATGAAATGGGCTTTAAAACCTTAAACAAATAAATATTCACCCAAAATCTTGAAAGCTTCCTGAAATCGGGAAGCTTTTTTAATAAAAGATCTAGTTCAACACAAAATTCGGAAGGTAAATTGCTGAAGAAAATTCTGGCATAAACAATTTCGAAAGCCCGATTCTAATCGTTATTTTTGTGCCTCAATAAGTTAATGTCGGATATAATTAAACTTTTACCAGATCATGTTGCTAACCAAATCGCCGCCGGCGAAGTGGTGCAGCGGCCTGCGTCAATCGTAAAAGAACTGATGGAAAATGCCATCGATGCACACGCAACAAAAGTAGAACTCATCATCCGCGACGCCGGAAAGAACCTTATTCAAGTGGTGGATAACGGCAGTGGAATGAGCGATACCGACGCACGTCTTGCTTTTGAAAGGCACGCGACTTCAAAGATAAACTGCACCGAAGATATTTTCCGCATTTCTACAAAAGGTTTCCGGGGCGAAGCTTTGGCATCCATCGCTGCCGTAGCGCAGGTTGAACTTCGAACCAAAACAAAAGATGCCGTAACCGGCACAAATATTTATATCGAAGGTGGCGGATTTCAGTTTCAGGAACCCATACAAACCGCAGAAGGATCTAATTTCCTGGTGAAGAATCTGTTTTATAACGTGCCGGCGCGGAGGAAATTCCTTAAAAATAATAATGTTGAATTCCGGCATATTATTGATGAGTTTCAGCGCGTTGCCTTAGCGCATGAAAATGTAGATTTTGAGCTTTTTCACAATGATGATATCATTTTCAGACTCAGGAAATCGGGCCTGTTGCAAAGGATCGTAGAGGTTTTCGGGCGCAAGCTCCATCCGTTGCTGATTCCTATTAAAGAAGATCTCGGTTGGGTGAAACTCAGTGGATTTGTAGCCAAACCCGAAGGCGCCAAGAAAGTTCGCGGCGAGCAGTTTTTCTTCGTGAACGGGCGCTACTTCAAAAGCCCTTACTTCAACAAAGCCGTACAGGAAGCTTTCGAAGGCCTTCTGTTGCCGGGTTATATCCCAACTTTTTTTCTTTTTCTGGAACTTGACCCCGAGAAAGTTGACGTTAACATACATCCGCAAAAAACGGAGGTGAAATTTGAGGATGAAAATCTGATCTTCGCGTTGGTACGTTCCACCATTAAAAAATCGTTAGGGATTTATAATGTAGCGCCAAGCCTCGACTTCGAAAAAGATGTGACGATGGACGCTTTCGTTCATCAGAAAAATGGCGGAAACGTGTACCACGCCCCGGACGTTACCGTCGACCGCGACTACAATCCCTTCCTCGAAGAACGCGCTTCGGCAGGCGATCACGCGGCTATGACCGAAATTTATCAGCAATCGGCTTCTGCGAAACCATCAAAAATAAACCTTTTCGAAGAGGAAGATTTTGATGAGGATCTGATGCGACTTCCTAACGGATACTGGCTTTTCAACCGAAACGGTAAGACTTTAATGCTTGATCTGGGCCGGATGCACCGCCTTATTGTTTCCGAGCGGAATGCGAAGAAAAAAAAGAACGTCGAGCAGCACACACTTCTTTTTTCGCTGGAGTATCATATGAATGAAACGGAAAAGAATAAGTTCCGTTCCATTAAAAAATATTTACCCTCACTGGGTTTTGAAATGGTGATTGCCAATGACAACGTCTTGAGGATTGATGCGGTTCCGGAAGGCTTGAAGGAATCTCAGGTAATGAAGTTCATGGAGCAGCTGTTTGATATTCTGGAATACCGCACCGAAGATGAATTCCTGAATTTTTACAATAACCAGTGGGTGAAGATCCAAAGCAGATCTCGCTTCGATTTTCTGTATAAAACAGATGCCGAACACCTGATCAAAGATTTCACGGCGCTGGGCTTTCCGGAATATCTGCCATCTGGTAAGCGGTGTTTTATCGAGCTTCCGCTCGAAGATTTAAAGAATAAATTTTAAAATAATGTTCAATAATATACCGCCGCTCACGCGCAACCTAATTATCATCAATGTTATTGTGTTCATCCTGGTTTGGCTGATGCAAAACGATCAGATCACGATGTATCTGGCGGCGTTTTATCCTTTTTCACCCTTTTTCCATTCATGGCAAATCATCACGCACATGTTTATGCATGGCAGTTTTATGCATATTCTGTTTAATATGATGACGCTTTACAGTTTTGGTCCGGTGCTGGAGCAAGTCTTAGGTGAAAAAAAATATCTGCTGCTCTATTTTGTAAGCGGGCTCGGTGCATTTTTCCTATTTAACCTGTGGAATTTTGTTGAAATAGAACAGATCAAAGCCAGCCTTCAATCTTTCGGCTTCGATCTGGACGGTTATCTGCGCGGTGCGCGCGTTATGTTCTCCGGAAATTCGGCGCAAATTGCGGAACAGCAGGGTTTGGTTGCAGCGATGCAGGATATCATCACAATTCCGATGGTTGGCGCTTCGGGTGCAATCTTTGGGGTTATCGCGGCTTTTGCAACGCTTTATCCGGACGCTAAAATAATGCTGATGTTTATTCCGGTGCCGGTTAAAGTAAAATATCTGATGCCGGTCGTCATCATCGTGTCAATTTATTTGGGAGTCTCTGGAAATGTGGGTGGCATCGCGCATCTGGCACACGTTGGCGGCGCGCTGGTTGGATTCATTCTCGCTAGGATTTGGAGAAAACATCTTTACCGTTTTAATTAATACCAACAGTGAAGATTATCCGGTTTCTTTTAACGGCTGCGCATCTCGTTATTCTGGCTTTACTGCTTGGGACGCTGCTGAATTCGGGAATAGCTCCTAAAACTTTTCCATGGATTAATGTGCTTTCGCTCACATTCGCACCGCTGATGATTTTAAATGTCTGCCTGATTATTCTGTGGGTGATCATGTGGAAAAAACGCGCATTGTTTTTTCTGGCTGTTTCGCTTTTGCTCATCAACCCTACGAGAAGATGGCTTAATTTCACTGGTGAAAGCAACGAAAAAGCAAACCTAAAGATTGTCACCATGAATATAAAAGGCGGTGGCTACGGTCGGGAAGCTATTTACGAATATTTAAATACCAGCGGAGCAGATGTAGTTCTGGCGCAGGAGCATATGGGCGAACTAAGTGTGCCAGGTTACAGCCACCGCACTGACACGTACGAACTCACTGCGCTCAATTCAAAAACAGAAATCCTGCATCAGGAAAAAATTAAAACCTCAGAAAATGGCGAAGCTTTCTTCGCTGACATCAGAATAAACGGCAAAACAATCAGGTTTGTAAATATTTATCTGAACCCTTTTTCGTTCGATAAAAGCAAAGTGAAACCCAGCGAAGACTACGACAAAAACAAACGCAAACTCCGTTATATCCTCAGTACGCTGATACCCACCTTCAAAGCTCATCAGGACGAAGTGAGCGTAATAAAAAAAACCATTGCTGAATCTCCGTATCCTGTTATTGTCGCCGGCGATTTCAATGCGGTACCCAATTCGTACGAATATTATCAGCTTTCCGAAAATTTAAAAGATGTCTTCGTAGAGACCGGAAACGGAAATTCCACGAGTTTCCATGATTATAAGATACCGATCCGGATCGATTATGTTTTCTGTTCTGAAGAAATAACGCCCGTGCGTTACACCGTGGACCGCCGCGCGAAAATGTCGGACCATTATCCTATTATTGCCGAATTTAAAATTAATTAAATGAGAAATCTACTGCTGCTCCCGCTTTTATATTTTTTAAGCTCGTGCGGACAGGAACCGCAGGAGAATGAGATGGTGGTACGCGAGACTCCGGAAATGTTATCGTATGACACCACAGCGATCGATTCATTTTCGGCGGGCGCAACGTCCGTGGATGTAGCTGCCGAGATTAGAAGGTCTTCACGACTTTATCAGGATTCAATTCAGAAAGCTAAAGATTTAAAGGCTCAAACCGAACTACTTGAAAAAGCCAAGAAAACGGAAGAAGCGAGGAAACAATCTGATGCTGAGAAACTTAAAGAACAAAACCGCACAAAAAAAGCCGAAGAAGGAGCTTCTCCGGCGACAAATTAAAATCCGATTCGGAAATTATTCGGGAAGATTGGTGATTTTCGAAAGTGGGTAAATAAACATATCATCGAAGTCGTTCATCGCGTTAATCAGCTGAAAATGTGAGTATTCATCCAGATTCTGCACCGTGATTTCGGCCGATTTTATCTTCTTTGTTTTCAGAAGATGTTGACGCTGAACCCCGTTTAGTAGGCAGGTCGTGGGCGTGAACCAGTCTTTCCCCTTTTTGAACAGAATATTGGAGAATGACGTATCTGTAATGTGATTGTTTTTTACAATAATAATTTCATCTGTTTTAGCCTGACGCAGCATCAGCTCGAGCGGTGCGCGATCCTCAAACTTAAAAGAGTAATCATAAGAATTGTTCTCAACGAGCCGAAAACTGTCGATCTCGGAGATCGCATACGGAATGATCTGCGTACGGAAATTCTTATCTAAATCGTAACTTATCTTTAACTTAAAAAGGCCGTCGCCGTCATGCTCAAGACTTTTGTAGATCTTGGCCAAATTAATCGAACCTTCTTTCCCGAAATGCGCGAAAGTCTCATCCACGCGCCGCTGGTGCAGATCGAGGAGATACATTTGCTGATCTTCTATCTTAATACTTTCAATAAATCGGGACATAAATTTTGTTTTTCATTTCTTGGTACTCGTCGGCAAATTTACTTAAATGCGTAATGCCGCCCCCACTTTTAAAGTATAATTTTCCGTTTTCTTTTTCAATAAACCTTATCATCACACAGGAGTCGAGGTTTTCGCCGTCGAACCAACCGCAAACGCCGGTATAGAAGCCCCGGTGATAATTTTCTGCTTCCAGAATTATTTCTAACGTTTTCTTTTTTGGCGCACCGAGAATGGATCCCGCAGGAAGCAAAGCCGTCATGATACTGCCAACTTTCCCTAGAAATTCCGGTTTCAGCGTGCCCGAAATTTCAGAACTCATCGCGTATAGGTTTTTTTGGTTGGTTTTAATCAGGTCTATCCGCTGAAATTCATCCACTTTCACCTCATCTGCAACGATACTCAGGTCGTTTCTTAGCAGATCCACTACGGTGTAATGCTCAGCTTTTTCCTTTGGATCAGCCTTTAAAACTTCTGCTGCATTTTCTGCTGCAGCATCGATGGTGCCTTTCATTGGGTGTGTAAAAATGCGGCCGCCGGCAATTTCTACAAAAGTCTCAGGTGAAAAAAATACAAACTTTTCGGGATAATATACCTTGTATTTAGCCTGCGCACTTGCGTACATTTCTTCAAGTGACAGGTTAGTTTCAATCTCGGATCTGCAGGTGTAGTTTGCAAGATAAGTGTTGCCAGCGCGCAGATTTTCCTGAACCAAAGTAAAGCCGCGGCGGTAATTTTCGGCGGGTTCGGGAATTGATTTAAAGTGAAATCCCAAGTGTTCTTTCAATGGAGTTTTAACGCTTGCAATAGATTGAAAATCCGTTTTTAAGCCGGAATTCAGAAATTGTTTTTCATCATAAACTTCAACATTTTCCATCAGAAAATCCACCATAAAAAAGAAAGGAACTTTCGTCATTGAAAGTTCATCCATTCGGTCGAAATTTGGGTGCGGAGCGCTAAACATCAATGCAAAAATAGCGAAAAGAACATCGGTGCGGGAATTAATAACCCATGCATTAAGCCTAAAAGCTTATTTTTGCGCCATGCAAAATTCTCTTCAGCCACAAACCGGCATCGCGCCTGTAATGAAAAAAGCTTTCTTTTATTGGAATAAAACTTTATTATACCAGCTGGTTTTCAGCATATTATACTTTTCACTGTTTTTTATCGGATACTTTTATCTGTTGCAGTATTTTGGTCTTTGGGACGAATTTATGAAGCATAAAGATTTAGTCAGCACCGATCTTCCCGCCTTTAACCAGAAAATGGAGGAAATCGCGCGGTTGCCTCAGGCTCGCAATTTTGGACTCGCATTTTTCTTTCTTACAGCATTGATCAATCCACTTAATGTGGGCCTTTATACAATCTACCGCAAGATTGACCTGAACGAACCGGTGGTGCTTAATGACCTGTTCGCGGGCTATCAGGGCGCGACTTTTTTCAGATTCGTTGGTTTTTATCTATTCTGGATGATCATTTTCACGTACACCAATGCTCTGTTTCTGCTCGGGATTGTATGGTTTTTGGTCACACTTTTCTGCGTTCCGCTGATGTATTTTATGGACGTGCAGATTTTCCAGGGCATTGCGCTAACCTTCAAAGTGCTGCGCAGAAACTTTGGTGTGGTATGCATTACGGTAATCGGGGCGCTACTGTTTGCTTTTAGCGGTTTTTTGCTTTGCGGCATTGGTATTCTGTTTACGTTTCCGTTCATCCATGCAATGATTTATACGCTATATCAGCAATTTTATACCGAAAAAGAATAATTACAGCAATTTCAATGCGTTATTTCTGATTTTAATTTAAATTTGAGAAACATTAAAATAAACTGTTATGAACTCTTTTCAGGAATTTAGCGAGAACCACCAGAGGAGGTCGTTTAGCGAAATCATTACGCACGCTTTCGAAACGTATAAAGGTATTTTTCTTTACGCGCTGCTGGCGATGGTACTTTATACCCTCGTTTCAATTGCAGTAGAGCCTGCTTCCGGATTTGATTCAGACGGTTTCTCAAAAGAAATAATAGACGCTGACGGCGACTTTAGCCAAATGGATATTTGGGCATTTCCCGGATTCAAATTTTATTACGGCCTTTCAGGAATAGTCACGTTGCTGCTTGCACCGCTTTTTGTAGGCATCATTTATATGGCGAATAAATATAATTTTAAGCAACCGCTACATGTGGGTGACTTACTAATCGGGTATAAACAGAATTTTATTAACATATTAATTTACAGCCTTTTGTCTTCTGTAATTATTACTTTTTCGTTTTTGCTGTGTTTTCTTCCGGTTTTCTTCGTACTGCCTTTGCTTTTGCTAGGTTATCCCATTCTGCTGTTTGAAAACGCCAGCTTTACAGAGGCTTTTCAAAAATCCTTTAGAATCGCGAAAGAGCATTACGGCACATTTTTACTCACCTCATTTGTTGGACTGCTGATCAGTCTTGCCGGAATTTTCCTTTGCATAATCGGCATATTTGCTACACTTCCGTTCTATATGGTCGTGATGTACTCGGCTTACTGCGCTTATTGTGGCAGCCCGAGGCCGGTTAATCCTGAAGTATAAATTCATTCATTTAAATATCAGACAACAGACAGCTGTTGCTTTTGAAAAATAACATTATGCCCAATAGAAAACATCAGATAAGTGAGGTAAAGATCAAGCAGATCTTCCTGCTAGCCGTTATTCTGCTCCTGGCTGGAATAATCTGTTATCATCTGGCACTTTTCATTCCGGCAGTGCTCGGCGCCATTACGCTCTATATAATTTCGAGGAAATACAATATTTACCTTCAGGAAGAAAAAGAGTGGAAACCTTGGGCAGCATCAACCGTCATCATTGTGGCTACGCTTATTATTTTAATTCTGCCAATCTATTTTATTGGTGATTTACTGATCGAAAAATTAGGAAATGCTTCTGCCTACATGCAGAAATTTAATGTGTTTGTAGACAAGATCCACGATTATGTGTATTCAAAAACGAAAATTGACGTCCTGAGTAAAGACAACCTGAATAAACTAAAGGATTCGGTGGGTAAATATTCAACCTTGGCGTTAAGCAGTACGTTCAATACACTCACCGTCGTCGCGTCGATGTATTTCATTCTGTATTTCATGCTCGAAAAACCGCGTCTTTTTGAACGTCTGGTGAAGAGTTCAGCTCCGTTAAAAAAGTCGAACATTAATTTATTAGGCGATAAAATCAGGAAAATGGTAATCGCTAACGCCATTGGTATCCCGGTTGTGGCGATCGGGCAGGGAATTGTGGCCGTAATCGGATATTTTATTTTCGATGCGCCAAGTGCCATCCTGCTTTTCGCACTAACGGCCGTCGCATCGATGATCCCGATTGTAGGTGCAGCAATTGTCTACGTGCCCGTTTGCATCTTTATGATTGCCGAAGGAAACACCGGCCAGGGTTTAGGTCTCGCGGCTTACTGTATGGTTGCAGTAGGTTTAACAGACAATCTGTTAAGATTTACACTATTGAAGCGGCTTGAAAACATTCATCCGCTGAACACAGTATTTGGCATCATCGTCGGCATGAAGATCTTTGGTTTTATGGGTTTGATATTCGGGCCGATACTTGTGTCGATCACGGTTTTACTCATTCAGGTGTACCGCGATGAATTTTCAGAAGACGAAAACGAACTCATTATGCCCGAGCCGAAGGAAATTGAAGAAAAAATAGATTTAAGTATATAAAAGTGGAAGGTCTAAACCCTGAAATATTAAAAGAAATCTGCACCCAGAAAATGCCTTTTGGCAAATATAAGGACTGCGTACTGGCTGATTTGCCGGTAAATTACCTCGAATGGTTCTACCGCCAAGGCTTCCCGAAAGGAAAATTGGGCATGCAGCTTTCGACTATTTACGAAATAAAAATCAACGGACTGGTGGATCTTCTAAAACCGCTGCGCGGCCCGGTGACTTATGAAAAACCGAAAAAGAAAATCTATAAATTTTAAATTATACTTTCAATTATGTGGCTTTCAATGCAGCAATCTCATCACGTAATTTGGCAGCTTTAATAAAATCGAGGTTTCTAGCAGCGGCTTCCATTGCCTTTTGCTTTTCGGCGATAAGAACTTGCGCGTCTTTTCCATAATTCGCCTTGTCTTCGGCAACCTGCTTCAGAATTTCTTTCTGGGTATATTTCGGGTCCGGGAAATCTTTGCTCCGGCCCACCAAAATTTCGGAAATCTTCTTATTCAAAGAGGTTGGCACCAAACCATGTTTCTCATTGTATTCCATCTGTTTCTGGCGGCGGTAATTGGTTTCATCAATTGCACGCTGCATCGAAACCGTAATTTTGTCAGCATACAGAATAGCACGGCCATTCACGTTTCGCGCGGCACGACCTATTGTCTGAACTAAAGATCTGCGGGACCTCAACATTCCTTCTTTATCGGCATCCAAAATGGCAACCAGAGAAACTTCAGGTAAATCCAAACCTTCACGAAGCAAATTAACACCCACTAAAACATCGAAAAGACCAACCCGAAGATCCTGCATGATCTGGATTCTTTCCAGCGTTTCAACGTCGGAGTGGATATAGCGTGTACGAATACCAAATCTTGTAAAATATTTAGTAAGTTCTTCGGCCATTTTCTTGGTTAAAGTCGTCACCAAAACGCGCTCGTCCACTTCCGTTCGTTTACGGATTTCTTCGATCAGATCATCAATTTGATTGATTGACGGCCGGATATCAATAATTGGATCCAACAGTCCTGTCGGGCGAATAATCTGCTCCACATACTCGCCACCACTTTTTTCAAGTTCATAATCTGCGGGCGTGGCCGATACATAAATCACCTGGTTCTGCATCGCTTCGAATTCTTCAAACTTCAGCGGGCGGTTGTCCATCGCAGCCGGAAGTCGGAAACCATGTTCCACCAAAACCTCTTTACGGCTTCTGTCGCCGCCGTACATTGCATGGACCTGTGGGACCGTAACATGGCTTTCGTCGATGACCATCAGGAAATCTTTTGGAAAATAATCGAGCAGGCAAAACGGGCGCGTTCCGGGTAATCGGCGGTCAAAATAACGTGAATAATTTTCGATTCCACTGCAGTACCCGAGTTCTTTCATCATTTCGAGATCAAGTTCGGTTCTTTCTTGAAGACGTTTGGCCTCAAAGGGTTTTTCAATTGAATTGAAAAAATCCACCTGTTTAACCATATCATCCTGAATTTCGCGTATCGCGCCAACCTGCGTTTCCTTTGAAGTAACAAACAGATTCGCCGGATAGATATTCATCTCGTCAAAATCGGACATTATATTTCCAGTCAGCGGATTGAAACTGTAGATTTTTTCGATCTCATCACCGAAAAACTGAACGCGAACGGCGTTATCTGCGTAGGCCGGATATACATCAATTACATCGCCTTTCACACGGAAAGTACCACGTGTAAATTCATTCAAAGTTCTTGAATATAAAGCGTTTACGAGTTTATGAAGAAAATCCGTGCGGGTTATCTTTGAACTTTTCTTAAGTTCAATCAGGGACTTATTGAATTCTGAGGGGTTCCCGATGCCGTAAATACAGGAAACAGAAGCCACGATAAGAACATCGCGTCTACCCGAAAGCAAGCTTGCGGAGGCAGATAAACGAAGTTTTTCCACTTCCTCGTTAATCGACAGATCTTTCTCGATGTAGGTGTTCGTGGAAGCAATGAAAGCTTCGGGCTGATAATAATCGTAATAACTCACGAAATATTCTACGGCGTTATCAGGAAAAAACTCTTTGAATTCCATGAAAAGCTGCGCAGCCAGAGTTTTGTTGTGTGCTAAAACCAGCGTCGGTTTCTGCACATTATTCACTACATTGGCGACTGTAAACGTTTTTCCGGAGCCGGTTACACCCAGTAAGGTCTGGTATTTTTCACCAATTTCAAGGCCTTTGGTTAATTTATCGATGGCAACCGGTTGGTCGCCAGTCGGTTTATATTCAGATTGAAGTTGAAATCGCATGATGCAAAATTACAAAAATTGTCGGCGTAATATTTGTTGCTATCTGTTAACAAAATTCTAAAAAACAAGTAATTATGAAAGTTTTTCTAGCAAAAATTTTACCGGTTTGCGCCGCCGTAGTTTTAACAGCGTGTAGCGGAACTCCAAAAAACAATGCGCAGGCACAGGTTTTAAAAAACGGCACGTTAGCCAATCCGGAAACAGCTTCTAAAAATTCGCCAGAATATCAACCGGCCTTCGAAGGACAAACCCGCGTAAATGGGCTCCAGACTTCGACGGCTTACCAGGTTGATGTTATTAATTCCGGCCTCAATAAACCCTGGGGCATCACGGATCTGCCAGATGGCCGACTGCTGATTTCCTCAAAATCCGGATATCTCAACATCGTATCAGCCGACGGCAAAAACACAGTGAAAGTGGAAGGCCTGCCTAAAGTAGACGATAAAGGCCAGGGCGGCTTGCTGGATATTGCCCTGGATCCCGATTTCAATACGAACAGAATGATTTTCTGGACCTACTCTGAACCAGTTGCCGGCGGCAATCATACAG
This window of the Flavobacteriaceae bacterium 3519-10 genome carries:
- a CDS encoding Excinuclease ABC subunit B, giving the protein MRFQLQSEYKPTGDQPVAIDKLTKGLEIGEKYQTLLGVTGSGKTFTVANVVNNVQKPTLVLAHNKTLAAQLFMEFKEFFPDNAVEYFVSYYDYYQPEAFIASTNTYIEKDLSINEEVEKLRLSASASLLSGRRDVLIVASVSCIYGIGNPSEFNKSLIELKKSSKITRTDFLHKLVNALYSRTLNEFTRGTFRVKGDVIDVYPAYADNAVRVQFFGDEIEKIYSFNPLTGNIMSDFDEMNIYPANLFVTSKETQVGAIREIQDDMVKQVDFFNSIEKPFEAKRLQERTELDLEMMKELGYCSGIENYSRYFDRRLPGTRPFCLLDYFPKDFLMVIDESHVTVPQVHAMYGGDRSRKEVLVEHGFRLPAAMDNRPLKFEEFEAMQNQVIYVSATPADYELEKSGGEYVEQIIRPTGLLDPIIDIRPSINQIDDLIEEIRKRTEVDERVLVTTLTKKMAEELTKYFTRFGIRTRYIHSDVETLERIQIMQDLRVGLFDVLVGVNLLREGLDLPEVSLVAILDADKEGMLRSRRSLVQTIGRAARNVNGRAILYADKITVSMQRAIDETNYRRQKQMEYNEKHGLVPTSLNKKISEILVGRSKDFPDPKYTQKEILKQVAEDKANYGKDAQVLIAEKQKAMEAAARNLDFIKAAKLRDEIAALKAT